Genomic DNA from Deltaproteobacteria bacterium:
TTGGTTTGGGTGGTGTTTCTCAGCACTGAAGGGTTTTGGCAGGGGGCGCTCAAATATATCGCCAGCGAGGCGCTGATCGCCGCGCTATTGGCGCCTTTTATGTTCGCGCTATTGGCGCGCGGCGAAAAATATTTCGCCAAACCCAGCGCGGTGGCGCAGTAAGCAAGAATTATGGCGAACTATGGCGAGATCAACAAGCAAGACGGCGCGCCGGAATTACGCCGGCGCGCGGTAACGCTCTTCGTCATTCTTTCCATCGCCTTTCTCTGTTTAGGTGCGCGGTTGATCTATCTGCAGATCCTGCACGGCGAACGTTACACCTTTCTGTCCGAGAACAATCGCATTCGTCTCAAGCGCGTGCCGGGCACCCGCGGCATGGTGCTCGACCGCTTTGGCCAGTTGCTGGTGGACAGCCGGCCGTCCTTCGATTTGTTCTTCGTGCCGGAAGATAGCGATGCACCGGAAACGACCTTGCGTGCGTTGGCGCGCTATCTCAATTGGGACGAGAACGAAATCCTAAAAACCTATCAAGACAATAAAAGCCGCACCGCCTTCGATGAAATTACGCTCGGCCGCGACGTCGAATGGTCGACGATTGTCGCGGTGGAAACCCATCAATTGGACTTGCCCGGGGTGACGCTCAGAGCGCGGCCGCGGCGCAATTACGCAGACGGTCAGGCGGTGGCCCATGTGCTCGGCTACCTTGGCGAGATCAACCCGAAACAACTCAAGACTTTCAAAGATCATGGCTACGGCGTTGGCGACGAGATCGGTCAATACGGTCTCGAGCGCCACTGGGAAGAAGTTTTGCACGGCCAGAGCGGCGGCCAACAGGTTGAAGTCGACGCGCTCGGGCGGCGCGTGCGGGTGTTGCACGAAGTCACCGACGTGCCGGGCTATACGGTGCATTTGACCCTTGATCGCCGGCTGCAGCAAACCGCCTTCGAAGCGCTCAACGGTAAAGAAGGCACCATCGTCGCTATCGACGTCAGCAACGGCTCGATCCTGGCGATGGTCAGCACGCCGGCCTTCGATCCGAATAATTTCGCCCGCGGCATTAAATCAGACGAATGGCGCGCGCTGATTCAAGATAAGCTGCGGCCGCTGAGCAACCGGTCCACTCAGGGGCAATATCCGCCGGGATCGACCTTCAAGATCGTCATGGCCATCGCGGCTCTTGAAGAGGGTGTGATCAATCCGGAATCGTCGATCTCCGATCCCGGTTTCTTCCCCTTCGGCAACCGGAGCTTTCGCGATTGGAAAGAGGGCGGCCATGGCGCGGTCAACTTCCATCGCGCGATCGTTATTTCCTGCGACACCTACTTTTATCAGCTCGGCCCAAAACTTGGCATCGACCGCATCGCCAAATGGGCGCGCGCCTTCGGCCTGGGGGAAAAAACCGGCGTCGCTTTGGACGACGAGCGCGGCGGTACGATTCCCGACACGGCGTGGAAAATGAAACGGTTTCGCCAACCTTGGTATCCCGGCGAGACCGTCTCGGTCGCCATCGGCCAGGGCTATGTGACCGTGACGCCGTTGCAGCTCGCCAACATGATGGCGACGGTGGCCAACGGCGGCAAGTTTTTTCGCCCGCGCCTTGTCAGCAAAGTGGAATCGGTGGATGGCACTACGGTGCGCGAATACAAACCGGAGCTGATTCGCACCATCGAACTGAAACCGGATACTTTAAAGCGCGTGCACGCCGCACTGGCCGACGTGGTCAAAGTCGGCACCGGCGGCATGGCGCGCACACCGCTCGTCGACATCGCCGGTAAAACCGGCACCGCTCAAGTCGTCGAGATGAAGGGGGGTTATGTCAAAACCGAGCAGCTGAGCTATTTCAACCGCGACCATGCTTGGTTCGTCTCCTTCGCGCCGGTGGAAAATCCCCAGATCGCCATCGCCGTGCTGGTCGAGCATGGCGGCCATGGCGGCGACGTCGCGGCGCCGATGGCGAAGAAGGTTTATGAAAAATTTATCGAGATTCAAAAACCGGCGAGCGACAAGCAGCAGGCCCGCTTAGAGGGGAAGCCCGATGCAAATTGACCGGCGGGTGATTTCCCATTTCGATTGGACTTTGTTTTTTCTCTCGTTGGCGTTCGTCGGCATCGGCGTCATGACCATTTACAGCGCCAACTTCGACATGGCCGAAGGCCACGCCGGTCCGTTGCCGATGCGCCAGTTGACTTGGTTGGGACTGGGGTTGATCGCCATGTTGAGTGCGGTCAGTTTCGACTATCACTATATCGATCGGGTGGCGTATCCGTTCTATGCTCTCATGTTGTTGCTGTTGGCGTTAGTCATGATCGTCGGCCATTCGGGCGGCGGTTCCCAGCGCTGGATCAATCTGTTTTTCTTTCGCCTCCAGCCCTCCGAGCCGGCCAAGCTCGCCATCGTGTTGATCATGGCGAAATATTTTCAGTCCGACGAGCCCCCCAAGGGGTACGATCTGCGCGATCTTTGGGTGCCCTTCGCTCTGGTCGCGCCGCTGGTGTTGCTCACTTTGATTCAACCGGATCTCGGCACGGCGATTATTCTTGGTGTGGTGTTTATCAGTATGGTCTTGATGGGCGGTTTGCGCATGCGCTCGTTTTCCTATCTGGTCGCCGCCGGCATCGCATTTTTGCCGGTCGCCTGGCACTTTCTCAAAACCTATCAGCGTAATCGTATTTTGACCTTTCTCGATCCCGACCGCGATCCGTTGGGCGCCGGCTATCACGTCATTCAATCGCAAATCGCCATCGGCTCGGGCCGGCTGTTCGGCAAAGGTTTTCTCCATGGCACCCAGAATCGGCTCGATTTTTTGCCTGCCCAGCATACCGATTTTATCTTCGCGGTTTTCTCCGAAGAATGGGGCTTGGCCGGCTGCGCCGTGCTCTTACTGCTTTATTTTATATTGATCGCCTATTGCATCGGCCTGGTGCAGCGCGCCAAAGATCGCTTCGGCGCCTTGCTGGTGTTCGGCATGACCACGATTATCTTCTGGCATGTGACGATCAACGTCGCCATGGTCTCGGGCCTGATGCCGGTGGTCGGCGTACCGTTGCCGATGGTGAGTTACGGCGGCTCGGCGTTGGCCTCGATGATGTTCGCCGTCGGCATCATCATGAACGTCAGCATGCGCCGGTTCATTTTTTGATCGCCGTCGTCGAAGATTGCCGCCCAAGACGAAACTGCCGTGAGTTTGCCAGAGCCAAATAACGGGTCCGAAGCGCCGAGCCGCCGGCCGTTGCGTTATCGTGTCGACCGGTGGATCCGGACGCTCGTCATGCGCGTGATCAGCGCCTTGGCCTCGGGTCGGAATAACGCAACCATCGACCCGCGCGGTCAGGATCTCAAGCGCATCTTGCTCGTGCGCGCCAACTTTCGCATCGGCAATGCGATATTGACCTTGCCGGCGCTCGCTACGTTTCGAAAAAATTATCCCAACGCGCGGATCGATTATCTCGGCTCGGCGCTTTCCCGTTCGCTGTTTCTCCATCAAGCGATCGATCGCCACTACGAAACGCCGCGCCGATTTCCCCAGGTATTGTGGCGGTATTTTATCTTGCTGCGCCGCTTGCGCGCCAATCGCTACGATCTCGCCCTCGACGTTAGCTGTTCCCAGTCCGGTCTGGCATCCTTCATCATCGGTTTGTCTGGCGCGCGCATCCGCGCCGGCTGTGCCGGCAAGTGGGACGGGCTTTTCAATTATCGTATCGACAAGCTGAGACAAGCGAACAAGTACGACAAGCTCGGTGAATTGTTGACGGCGCTAGGTCTTCATTCCATCAACGCCGTGGGTCGGTTAGAGTTTTCCGCCGCCGAGTTGAGCGCCGGCGAAGCTGCGTTGACCGAGGTCGTCGGTAAAATCGTCCAGCCCATCGTCGGAGTTTTTCTCGGCGGTCGAAAGCTCCGCGGCAAACGCTGGCCGCTGGAAAATTTCGCCCAGGTGATCGCCGGCCTGAGCCAAAAAGGTTTTCGTGTGGTGACGTTTTTGGGGCCGGATGAAGCGGATATCGCGGCTGAAATTAAAACTGTTCTCGGCCCCGGCGCGCGCTTGGTCAGCGAGCCCTCGCTACGTAAATTCGCCGCCATGGTGACCCGGCTCGATCTGTTTATCTGTTGCGACTCCGGGCCCATGCATCTCGCCTGCGCCCTAGGTGTTCGCGTGTTGGCGATTTTTCGTGAGCGAGACTTGTTGCGCTGGGCGCCGCCGCCGAGCGCGGCGCGGACGGTCAGTAGTGATGAAACGGTGAGTGGGGCGGCGGTGTTGAGCGCGGCTTTGGAAGAACTGTCTTACTCGCCGGCCAACGCCGGCCAAGCGACTTCAGCATAGCCGCGACCCTTGGCGGGTTGCGGCTATGCTGAATGAATTTTTACAGTAGCGCTTTGTCGATGGCGGCGACCAACTTAGTTTTGGGCACGGCGCCGACGATTTGTTCCTTGACCGCGCCGCCTTTGAGGATTAGCAGATTGGGAATGCCGCGGATGCCATACTTCGCCGCAGTGGCCGGGTGATCGTCGACATTTAATTTGGTAACTTTCAATTTGCCTTCATACTCGCCGGCGATTTCTTCGACCACCGGCGCGATCGCCTTACATGGGCCGCACCAGGGCGCCCAGAAGTCCACCAGCACCGGCACCGCCGATTGCAAAACTTCTACTTCAAAATTGTTGTCGCCTACTTCGGTGATTTTTCCCATGATCGTGCTCTCCTTATGAATTGTCTGTATTGAGTTATAAGTTTTTTGGATGTTCAGATTTTCGTCAAAATATTCTGCTAGGTTCACTTTGTTTTCTGCACCACGAAGGACACGAAGGTTTCGGACGATTATGACTCCGAACTTCGTGCTCTTCGTGGTGAAAACGTCTTCACAGTAAACCTGGAACAACGATTTATTCAAACGCTTCCGCAGACTACAGCGTCGAGAGAAACCGCACTAAGGTTCGCACGCCGAAGCCGGTGCCGCCTTTGGGACCGAGCGCGTTGTCGCTTTCGGCGAAGGCCGGGCCGGCGATGTCTAAATGGGCCCAGGGCGTGTCGCCGACGAATTCTTGCAGGATCAGCGCCGCGGTGATGGCGCCGCCGTGGGCGCCGCCGATGTTTTTCATG
This window encodes:
- the mrdA gene encoding penicillin-binding protein 2, whose protein sequence is MANYGEINKQDGAPELRRRAVTLFVILSIAFLCLGARLIYLQILHGERYTFLSENNRIRLKRVPGTRGMVLDRFGQLLVDSRPSFDLFFVPEDSDAPETTLRALARYLNWDENEILKTYQDNKSRTAFDEITLGRDVEWSTIVAVETHQLDLPGVTLRARPRRNYADGQAVAHVLGYLGEINPKQLKTFKDHGYGVGDEIGQYGLERHWEEVLHGQSGGQQVEVDALGRRVRVLHEVTDVPGYTVHLTLDRRLQQTAFEALNGKEGTIVAIDVSNGSILAMVSTPAFDPNNFARGIKSDEWRALIQDKLRPLSNRSTQGQYPPGSTFKIVMAIAALEEGVINPESSISDPGFFPFGNRSFRDWKEGGHGAVNFHRAIVISCDTYFYQLGPKLGIDRIAKWARAFGLGEKTGVALDDERGGTIPDTAWKMKRFRQPWYPGETVSVAIGQGYVTVTPLQLANMMATVANGGKFFRPRLVSKVESVDGTTVREYKPELIRTIELKPDTLKRVHAALADVVKVGTGGMARTPLVDIAGKTGTAQVVEMKGGYVKTEQLSYFNRDHAWFVSFAPVENPQIAIAVLVEHGGHGGDVAAPMAKKVYEKFIEIQKPASDKQQARLEGKPDAN
- the rodA gene encoding rod shape-determining protein RodA translates to MQIDRRVISHFDWTLFFLSLAFVGIGVMTIYSANFDMAEGHAGPLPMRQLTWLGLGLIAMLSAVSFDYHYIDRVAYPFYALMLLLLALVMIVGHSGGGSQRWINLFFFRLQPSEPAKLAIVLIMAKYFQSDEPPKGYDLRDLWVPFALVAPLVLLTLIQPDLGTAIILGVVFISMVLMGGLRMRSFSYLVAAGIAFLPVAWHFLKTYQRNRILTFLDPDRDPLGAGYHVIQSQIAIGSGRLFGKGFLHGTQNRLDFLPAQHTDFIFAVFSEEWGLAGCAVLLLLYFILIAYCIGLVQRAKDRFGALLVFGMTTIIFWHVTINVAMVSGLMPVVGVPLPMVSYGGSALASMMFAVGIIMNVSMRRFIF
- a CDS encoding lipopolysaccharide heptosyltransferase family protein, which codes for MSLPEPNNGSEAPSRRPLRYRVDRWIRTLVMRVISALASGRNNATIDPRGQDLKRILLVRANFRIGNAILTLPALATFRKNYPNARIDYLGSALSRSLFLHQAIDRHYETPRRFPQVLWRYFILLRRLRANRYDLALDVSCSQSGLASFIIGLSGARIRAGCAGKWDGLFNYRIDKLRQANKYDKLGELLTALGLHSINAVGRLEFSAAELSAGEAALTEVVGKIVQPIVGVFLGGRKLRGKRWPLENFAQVIAGLSQKGFRVVTFLGPDEADIAAEIKTVLGPGARLVSEPSLRKFAAMVTRLDLFICCDSGPMHLACALGVRVLAIFRERDLLRWAPPPSAARTVSSDETVSGAAVLSAALEELSYSPANAGQATSA
- the trxA gene encoding thioredoxin, which translates into the protein MGKITEVGDNNFEVEVLQSAVPVLVDFWAPWCGPCKAIAPVVEEIAGEYEGKLKVTKLNVDDHPATAAKYGIRGIPNLLILKGGAVKEQIVGAVPKTKLVAAIDKALL